In Candidatus Hydrogenedentota bacterium, the sequence ATGATGTTAACTCGCGGCATCATGTAGCACGAAGACTTCTCTGGGGCGCATGCGGACATGGTTTCTATCTCCTTTGTGGGAAAGGGGGCGCTTACGCGCCCCCGATTTCGTTTCCGTTGGCGCACGATTCTCGTGCGTGGTTTACTTCACCTTCACTTCGATCTGTTTCGGCTTCGCCTCCTCACGTTTTGGAAGCGTCACCTTCAGCACACCGTCCTCGTAATGCGCTTTGATCTTCTCGGCATCGAATCCGCCGGGGATCTCGAAGGACCGTTCGAAGCTGCCGTAACGGCGCTCGACCCGATGATAGCCCTTCTCCTTAGTCTCGGCCTCGTGCTTGCGCGACCCTTTGATCGTCACGAGGTTGTCGACGACTGTCAGGTCGATGTCTTCCTTCTTCAAGCCAGGCAGATCGGCTTCGAGCGCATAGGCATCATCGGTCTCCTTCAGGTCCACCGTTGGAGACCAAACCCGATCGAATGGACCGAAATCGCGGTTCAGTTCGCCGAATAACCGACTGAACTGGTTCTCGATGTCGCGCAACGCGCTAAAGGGAGTCAGTTCGCCTTTATCCTTCCAACGTACCAGAGCCATGGTGCCATCTCCTTTCTTTCTCGGTTCCTCTTGGCTGCCTCTTGCAGCTCACGCCACTCAGTATCGCAATGGATGTGCCAGTTCGATGTCCGTGACTTAAGTATTTGAAATTTAATCGCGTATGTTGCCGTGTGTTCGCGAAGACAGAATCTTTGAGCCGTATTCGTGTCGCTATCGAACACCAAGGTGTTTCAAAGTGAAGCACCTGCTATCCTGTGACGAGGGCGCATCCTCGTGTTAAACTCTCTACAGGATGCGAGCACCCAACAAGGATCCGGAATTCATGTCTAAGTTTCTCCCGTTATTTCCCCTGCAACTCGTTGTATTTCCTGGCGAAAAGCTGAAACTCCATATATTCGAGCCCCGCTATAAGCAACTCATCGGAGAGTGTCGGGATAGCCAAATCACGTTCGGAATCCCTGCATACATCGACAACAGAGTCGCCGAGTACGGCACGGAAATGCGGTTGCTGCGCATCTTCGCCACGCATCCCGGCGGAGAAATGGACATCCTCGTCGAGGGAATCGGCGTGTTCCACCTCGAAGACTTTCAGCGTCAGGCTCACGACAAGCTCTACCCGGGCGGACACGTGACTCCCCTCGATATCGACGAAGCCGCGTTTCCAGTCACGCTTGAGGAATTGGCGGAGCAATATGCTCGCTTTCACGACCTCTTGAAAACGGGGTACACGCGCGACCGGTTCGACATCAAGAACATCTCGTATCAATTGGCTCAGGAAGTGGGCCTTTCTCTGGTGCAGAAGGTGCAACTCCTGGCTATCTCGAAGGAGTCGGACCGGCAGTTGTATTTGATTCAGCATCTGCACAAAATAATCCCGGTGTTGGAGGGGGCCGAAGACACGCGGCGGCGCGTAAA encodes:
- a CDS encoding Hsp20/alpha crystallin family protein, whose protein sequence is MALVRWKDKGELTPFSALRDIENQFSRLFGELNRDFGPFDRVWSPTVDLKETDDAYALEADLPGLKKEDIDLTVVDNLVTIKGSRKHEAETKEKGYHRVERRYGSFERSFEIPGGFDAEKIKAHYEDGVLKVTLPKREEAKPKQIEVKVK
- a CDS encoding LON peptidase substrate-binding domain-containing protein; the protein is MSKFLPLFPLQLVVFPGEKLKLHIFEPRYKQLIGECRDSQITFGIPAYIDNRVAEYGTEMRLLRIFATHPGGEMDILVEGIGVFHLEDFQRQAHDKLYPGGHVTPLDIDEAAFPVTLEELAEQYARFHDLLKTGYTRDRFDIKNISYQLAQEVGLSLVQKVQLLAISKESDRQLYLIQHLHKIIPVLEGAEDTRRRVKGNGHFTKLPPINL